The Amblyomma americanum isolate KBUSLIRL-KWMA chromosome 3, ASM5285725v1, whole genome shotgun sequence genome window below encodes:
- the LOC144123830 gene encoding uncharacterized protein LOC144123830, which translates to MRGPTAWSVKSAASASVAWPSGILLPATERDGRRIMSSGGAATAALAGRGNRITDSDDTDYQLILPQLPTGSIVLNTVFLHGDVRARPYRVEDFRDTLVPTGLLPDVVALGAYQVNHVWAVTLNGAEATRRLLAFKELKVKNRRCVIIDPQDHQVRLRLHWLPHGVADEDVRSALAAFGTVMDVSRQRWRAQGKSDKGSMTRTVVLKLKKGMTVEDLPHQIRVGGELALVVAPGGPMQCLRCHGTGHVRRECKVPRCSNFRRFGHEDFQCVRTYASAMGPGERDVAEHLMDATEAEDAAKGTGEPLPTAVAEQAALAGEPQDTSAESPSEPSPGPPLVQQSVDKSGASTHALPSLSSKGQEPPASDASVTTGTGTATKRPHEVSGDHDDQELASSVDEPPVKAVQGRWATFKPRPNVNAERKPADKPPPSRSENRQPDGPGGV; encoded by the exons ATGCG TGGACCAACGGCATGGAGCGTAAAATCAGCAGCCAGCGCATCGGTAGCGTGGCCGAGCggcattctacttccggccaccgagcgtgacggacgcagaatcatgagctccggcggagcggcgactgcggcccttgctggccgcggaaacaggatcacCGATAGCGACGACACGGATTATCAGCTGATACTGCCCCAACTGCCAACAGGAAGCATCGTTTTGAACACCGTGTTTTTGCACGGcgacgtgcgagcgaggccctacCGGGTCGAAGATTTTAGGGATACTCTCGTGCCTACCGGTTTGCTGCCGGACGTGGTGGCCCTGGGAGCCTACCAGGTCAACCACGTGTGGGCAGTCACCCTGAACGGCGCGGAGGCTACAAGGCGGCTGCTGGCCTTTAAGGAACTGAAGGTGAAGAATCGTCGCTGTGTCATCATCGACCCGCAGGATCATCAGGTGAGGCTCAGGCTTCACTGGCTGCCGCACGGCGTGGCCGACGAGGATGTGCGGAGCGCACTAGCGGCGTTTGGGACTGTCATGGACGTTAGCAGACAGCGGTGGCGTGCGCAAGGTAAGAGCGACAAGGGTTCCATGACGAGGACGGTCGTCCTGAAGCTCAAGAAGGGCATGACAGTTGAAGATTTGCCGCATCAAATACGGGTGGGAGGAGAACTGGCCTTAGTCGTGGCACCCGGTGGtccgatgcagtgcttgcgctgtcaCGGCACTGGCCACGTCCGGAGAGAGTGCAAGGTGCCGCGCTGCTCGAACTTCCGGCGTTTCGGACACGAGGACTTCCAGTGCGTCCGCACGTATGCCTCAGCAATGGGCCCGGGGGAAAGGGATGTAGCCGAGCACTTAATGGACGCGACCGAGGCGGAGGACGCGGCGAAGGGAACTGGCGAGCCGCTGCCTACCGCTGTGGCAGAGCAGGCAGCCCTCGCTGGTGAACCGCAGGACACAAGCGCGGAAAGTCCGAGTGAACCGTCGCCTGGTCCACCACTGGTGCAGCAGAGTGTCGACAAAAGCGGAGCGAGTACTCATGCATTGCCGTCTCTATCGTCTAAGGGCCAGGAACCGCCAGCCAGTGACGCTTCCGTTACAACGGGTACTGGGACTGCAACGAAACGCCCCCACGAAGTGTCCGGAGACCACGACGACCAGGAACTCGCAAGCAGCGTTGACGAGCCGCCAGTGAAAGCGGTGCAAGGACGGTGGGCTACCTTCAAGCCACGGCCAAACGTCAACGCGGAAAGAAAGCCTGCCGACAAGCCACCGCCGTCGAGAAGCGAGAACAGACAACCGGACGGCCCCGGGGGCGTCTAG